One Caulobacter segnis genomic window carries:
- a CDS encoding MarR family winged helix-turn-helix transcriptional regulator, protein MSVPADRRLIFLLNAGHRRVQRWIEGKMAANGGLTAAQSGVLFYLGDQDGALIGEAADALDLAPSAMTGLIDRMTRAELVERRADPKDGRAMRLHLTDKGRAARQAAKAGLDGVNAHLTEGFTDDEIGVVARWLSSLQTKFPKGDQQ, encoded by the coding sequence ATGTCCGTGCCCGCCGATCGCCGACTCATCTTCCTGCTCAACGCCGGTCACCGGCGCGTTCAGCGCTGGATCGAGGGCAAGATGGCGGCCAACGGTGGTCTGACCGCCGCGCAGTCGGGCGTGCTTTTCTATCTGGGCGACCAGGACGGCGCCCTGATCGGCGAGGCGGCTGACGCCCTCGACCTGGCCCCGTCGGCCATGACCGGCCTGATCGACCGCATGACCCGCGCCGAACTGGTCGAGCGCCGCGCCGATCCCAAGGACGGCCGCGCCATGCGCCTGCACCTGACCGACAAGGGCCGCGCCGCCCGCCAGGCCGCGAAAGCGGGTCTCGATGGCGTCAACGCCCATCTGACCGAGGGCTTCACGGACGATGAGATCGGCGTGGTCGCGCGCTGGCTCTCCAGCCTGCAGACCAAGTTCCCGAAGGGAGATCAACAATGA
- a CDS encoding MBL fold metallo-hydrolase — protein sequence MRDGFEEGEAPGETQEPRKGRLVYPFETAPEQGSGEAVEVAPGVLWLRMPLGGSLQFINVWAIADGEGWAIVDTGVQTRETSQAWRAAFTGALGGKPVTRVIVTHLHPDHIGLAGWLTRKFDCRLWMTRLEYFQCRMLVADTGREAPEDGVKFFHAAGWDEDAIENYKARFGGFGKAIYALPDSYRRLSDGEDFEIGGRTWRVVTGQGHSPDHACLWAPELNVFISGDQVLPRISSNVSVFPTEPDADPLSDWLRSLAKVKATVPDEVIVLPAHNDPFEGLHTRIDGLISGHERGLSRLEKKLAEPKRVVDTFGALFARPIGSDLLGMATGEALAHLNCLIRRGRIRRELDAEGVAWYRAFSDGEISSPD from the coding sequence ATGCGCGACGGATTCGAAGAGGGCGAGGCGCCCGGCGAGACTCAGGAACCCCGAAAAGGGCGTCTAGTCTATCCGTTCGAGACCGCGCCGGAGCAGGGCTCGGGCGAGGCCGTCGAGGTCGCGCCCGGCGTCCTGTGGCTGCGGATGCCGCTGGGCGGATCGCTGCAGTTCATCAATGTCTGGGCCATCGCCGACGGCGAGGGCTGGGCGATCGTCGACACCGGCGTCCAGACCCGCGAGACCAGCCAGGCCTGGCGGGCGGCGTTCACGGGCGCCCTGGGCGGCAAGCCGGTCACCCGGGTAATCGTTACGCACCTGCATCCCGACCATATCGGCCTGGCGGGCTGGCTGACTCGCAAGTTCGACTGCCGGCTCTGGATGACGCGGCTGGAATACTTCCAGTGCCGCATGCTGGTGGCCGACACCGGCCGCGAGGCCCCCGAGGACGGGGTGAAGTTCTTCCACGCCGCCGGCTGGGACGAGGACGCGATCGAGAACTACAAGGCCCGCTTCGGCGGCTTCGGCAAGGCGATCTACGCCCTGCCCGACAGCTATCGGCGGCTGTCCGACGGCGAGGATTTCGAGATCGGCGGCCGGACCTGGCGGGTGGTGACGGGTCAGGGGCACTCGCCCGACCACGCCTGCCTGTGGGCGCCCGAGCTGAACGTCTTCATTTCAGGCGACCAGGTGCTGCCGCGCATCTCGTCCAACGTCTCGGTGTTCCCGACCGAACCCGACGCGGATCCCTTGAGCGACTGGCTGCGGTCGCTGGCCAAGGTCAAGGCGACCGTGCCCGACGAGGTGATCGTGCTGCCGGCCCACAACGATCCATTCGAAGGGCTGCACACACGCATCGACGGCCTGATCTCGGGGCACGAGCGGGGCCTTTCGCGCCTGGAAAAGAAGCTGGCCGAGCCCAAGCGGGTGGTCGACACGTTCGGGGCCTTGTTCGCGCGGCCGATCGGGTCCGATCTTCTGGGCATGGCCACGGGCGAGGCGCTCGCTCACCTCAACTGCCTGATCCGGCGGGGCAGAATCCGGCGCGAGCTCGATGCCGAGGGCGTGGCCTGGTACCGCGCGTTTTCCGACGGTGAGATTTCTAGTCCAGACTAG
- a CDS encoding SGNH/GDSL hydrolase family protein: protein MLRTLTLAFALLASTAQAQSLAGGRYVSMGSSYAAGLGVPPYQDGAPARCTRSTRNYASQLAARRGLTLVDVGCSGARTSAILQPWGELPAQIDAVTADTALVTVTIGGNDIGLVGGLYGASCRQRGEASCAPATTPTEADYAALKTAMASVVAAVRERAPKARIVLVEYPAILPPQGACAATPLTEADADAARTKAARLLSITREAAAAGGASVIAAAEFSRGHDACAVEPWMNGYPAPPGGAPYHPNLAAMTAIAEALDAALPR from the coding sequence ATGCTTCGAACGCTGACCCTCGCCTTCGCCCTGCTCGCCTCGACCGCCCAGGCCCAATCGCTCGCCGGCGGACGCTATGTCTCGATGGGCAGCTCATACGCCGCCGGCCTGGGCGTCCCGCCGTACCAGGACGGGGCGCCGGCGCGCTGTACGCGATCGACCCGCAACTACGCCAGCCAGCTGGCGGCCAGGCGCGGCCTAACCCTGGTCGATGTCGGCTGCAGCGGGGCGCGGACCTCGGCGATCCTCCAGCCGTGGGGCGAGCTGCCGGCCCAGATCGATGCGGTGACCGCCGATACGGCCCTGGTCACCGTCACCATCGGCGGCAACGACATCGGCCTGGTCGGCGGCCTCTACGGCGCGTCGTGCCGCCAGCGGGGCGAGGCCAGCTGCGCGCCGGCGACCACGCCGACCGAGGCGGACTACGCCGCGCTGAAGACCGCCATGGCCAGCGTCGTCGCCGCGGTCCGCGAACGGGCGCCGAAAGCCCGGATCGTGCTGGTCGAGTATCCGGCGATCCTGCCGCCCCAGGGCGCATGCGCCGCCACGCCGCTGACCGAGGCGGACGCCGACGCCGCCCGGACCAAGGCCGCGCGCCTGCTGTCGATCACGCGGGAGGCGGCCGCCGCCGGCGGAGCGAGCGTGATCGCCGCCGCCGAGTTCAGCCGAGGCCACGACGCCTGCGCGGTCGAGCCGTGGATGAACGGCTATCCGGCCCCGCCCGGCGGCGCGCCCTATCACCCGAACCTGGCGGCCATGACCGCCATCGCCGAGGCGCTGGACGCGGCCCTGCCGCGCTAG
- a CDS encoding acetolactate synthase large subunit has product MNGADALITTLADNGVTACFANPGTSEMQFVSALDREPRMRSVLCLFEGVATGAADGYGRMAGKPACTLLHLGPGYANGAANLHNARRAYTPIVNVIGDHATYHRGFDAPLNSDIAALAAPNSVWVKSAESADSVGPLTAEAIVASYGTPGGNACLVLPADAAWNEATVKGPVVTPPTFEAPDKAAVEAVAKALSFASKPVLLLGSGACGEAALAAAGRLAAHGVRVITDTFTARQARGEGRFRPDKLPYFAEQALKDLEGVDLMALVATQRPVAFFAYPDRPSVLVPEGCSVETLCGREVDAAAALNALADAVGAPAAGAVEAYAPPEAPTGRLDAWAIGAAVARHMPADTVISDDAVTAGLPIFTQTRAARAHDWLSLTGGAIGQGIPLAIGAAVACPDRKVLALTGDGAGMYTVQGLWTIVREKLDVTVVVFANHAYRILGIELSRTGAGNPGPAASRLLDLGDPRIDWVSVAQGMGMAAERAETAEAFDAAFARAMATPGPRLIEAALN; this is encoded by the coding sequence ATGAACGGCGCGGACGCCCTGATCACGACCCTGGCCGACAATGGAGTGACCGCCTGCTTCGCCAATCCGGGCACCAGCGAGATGCAGTTCGTCTCGGCCCTGGACCGCGAACCGCGCATGCGCTCGGTGCTGTGCCTGTTCGAGGGCGTGGCTACCGGCGCCGCCGACGGCTATGGCCGCATGGCCGGCAAGCCCGCCTGCACCCTGCTGCATCTGGGCCCGGGCTACGCCAACGGCGCGGCCAATCTGCACAACGCCCGCAGGGCCTACACCCCCATCGTCAATGTCATCGGCGACCACGCCACCTATCACCGCGGCTTTGACGCCCCGCTGAACAGCGACATCGCCGCCCTGGCCGCGCCCAATTCGGTTTGGGTCAAGTCGGCCGAAAGCGCCGACAGCGTCGGCCCGCTGACCGCCGAGGCCATCGTCGCCAGCTACGGGACGCCCGGCGGCAACGCCTGCCTGGTCCTGCCGGCTGACGCGGCCTGGAACGAGGCCACGGTGAAGGGCCCGGTGGTGACGCCGCCGACCTTCGAAGCGCCCGACAAGGCCGCCGTCGAGGCCGTCGCCAAGGCGCTGTCCTTCGCCAGCAAGCCGGTGCTGCTGCTGGGCTCGGGCGCTTGCGGCGAGGCCGCGCTGGCGGCCGCCGGACGCCTGGCCGCCCATGGCGTGCGGGTGATCACCGACACCTTCACCGCCCGCCAGGCGCGGGGCGAGGGCCGCTTCCGGCCCGACAAGCTGCCCTATTTCGCCGAGCAGGCGCTGAAGGACCTGGAGGGCGTCGACCTGATGGCGTTGGTCGCCACCCAGCGGCCGGTCGCCTTCTTCGCCTATCCCGATCGGCCCAGCGTGCTCGTGCCCGAAGGCTGCTCGGTCGAGACCCTGTGCGGCCGCGAGGTCGATGCGGCGGCGGCCCTGAACGCCCTGGCCGACGCGGTCGGGGCGCCGGCGGCGGGGGCGGTCGAGGCCTACGCCCCGCCCGAGGCGCCGACGGGCCGCCTGGACGCCTGGGCGATCGGCGCCGCGGTGGCGCGACACATGCCGGCGGACACGGTGATCTCGGACGACGCGGTGACGGCCGGTCTGCCGATCTTCACCCAGACCCGCGCCGCCCGGGCCCACGACTGGCTGTCCCTGACCGGCGGCGCGATAGGCCAGGGGATCCCGCTGGCGATCGGCGCGGCCGTGGCCTGCCCGGACCGCAAGGTGCTGGCCCTGACCGGCGACGGGGCGGGGATGTACACGGTGCAGGGCCTGTGGACGATCGTCCGCGAGAAGCTGGACGTCACCGTCGTCGTCTTCGCCAACCACGCCTACCGCATTCTGGGCATCGAGCTTTCCCGCACCGGCGCGGGCAATCCGGGACCGGCGGCTTCGCGGCTGCTGGACCTGGGCGACCCGCGCATCGACTGGGTCTCGGTCGCGCAAGGCATGGGCATGGCCGCCGAGCGCGCCGAGACGGCCGAGGCCTTCGACGCGGCCTTCGCCCGCGCCATGGCCACGCCAGGACCGCGCCTGATCGAGGCGGCCCTGAACTAG